Proteins from a single region of Catenulispora acidiphila DSM 44928:
- the shc gene encoding squalene--hopene cyclase — protein MTDVIDKAVAATGPADPSQGAAATLQAAADHLLGLQDDAGWWKGELETNVTMDAEDLLLRQFLGIRTEEVTREAGDWIRSQQRADGTWANFFDGPADLSTTIEAYTALRMAGDAKDAEHMRAARTYILDSGGIEASRVFTRIWLALFGEWQWSDLPVMPPELIYLPKWFPLNVYDWACWARQTVVPLTIVNALRPVRPLGFDLKELRTGRRAPAQRGLFSTLDRALHVYERKPLRSVRDAALRRSADWIIARQEADGSWGGIQPPWVYSLMALNLLGYGVDHPVMRKGIEGLDRFTIRDERGRRLEACQSPVWDTVLAMTALRDAELPENHPALVKAADWVLGEEITNPGDWSVRRPRVAPGGWAFEFDNDGYPDVDDTAEVVLALNRVAHPDAPAAIRRGVDWLEGMACKDGGYGAFDADNTRTLALKLPFCDFGAVIDPPTADVTAHTLEAYAALGLANSRASQRALEWLVKAQERDGSWFGRWGANHVYGTGAVVPAMVAVGVDPEDEMIRRAVRWLEEHQNDDGGWGEDLRSYRDKSWIGRGVSTASQTAWALLALLAAGEERGTAVEQGVRFLIRTQRADGTWDEDHYTGTGFPGDFYLNYHLYRLVFPISALGRYVRAVGAAGDGGDAGHAGHAGTVS, from the coding sequence GTGACTGACGTCATCGACAAAGCCGTCGCGGCGACCGGGCCGGCCGATCCCTCCCAGGGCGCGGCCGCGACGCTCCAGGCCGCCGCCGACCACCTGCTCGGGCTGCAGGACGACGCCGGCTGGTGGAAGGGCGAACTCGAGACGAACGTCACGATGGACGCCGAAGACCTTCTGCTGCGCCAGTTTCTCGGCATCCGCACCGAGGAGGTGACCCGCGAAGCCGGCGACTGGATCCGCTCCCAGCAACGCGCCGACGGCACATGGGCGAACTTCTTCGACGGCCCGGCCGACCTGTCGACGACCATCGAGGCCTACACGGCGCTGCGCATGGCCGGGGACGCGAAGGACGCCGAGCACATGCGCGCGGCGCGTACCTACATCCTGGACTCCGGCGGCATCGAGGCCAGCCGGGTCTTCACCCGGATCTGGCTCGCGCTGTTCGGCGAATGGCAGTGGTCTGACTTGCCGGTCATGCCGCCGGAGCTGATCTACCTGCCGAAGTGGTTCCCGCTCAACGTCTACGACTGGGCGTGCTGGGCCCGGCAGACCGTGGTGCCGTTGACGATCGTCAATGCTCTGCGTCCCGTCCGGCCGCTCGGCTTCGACCTGAAGGAGCTGCGGACCGGTCGGCGCGCGCCGGCGCAGCGCGGCTTGTTCAGCACGCTCGATCGCGCGTTGCACGTCTATGAGCGGAAGCCGCTGCGCTCGGTCCGGGACGCGGCGCTGCGCCGCTCCGCGGACTGGATCATCGCGCGTCAGGAGGCTGATGGTTCCTGGGGCGGGATCCAGCCGCCGTGGGTGTATTCGCTGATGGCGTTGAACCTGCTCGGATACGGCGTGGACCACCCGGTGATGCGCAAGGGCATCGAGGGCTTGGACCGCTTCACGATCCGCGACGAGCGCGGGCGGCGGCTGGAGGCGTGTCAGTCCCCTGTGTGGGACACCGTCCTGGCGATGACCGCGCTGCGCGACGCCGAGCTGCCCGAGAATCATCCGGCGCTGGTGAAGGCCGCCGATTGGGTGCTGGGGGAGGAGATCACCAACCCCGGCGACTGGTCGGTGCGGCGTCCGCGCGTGGCGCCCGGCGGCTGGGCGTTCGAGTTCGACAACGACGGCTACCCGGATGTCGACGACACCGCCGAGGTGGTGCTCGCGCTGAACCGCGTCGCGCATCCGGACGCCCCCGCCGCCATCCGCCGGGGCGTCGACTGGCTGGAAGGCATGGCCTGCAAGGACGGCGGCTACGGCGCCTTCGACGCCGACAACACCCGCACGCTGGCGCTCAAGCTGCCGTTCTGCGACTTCGGGGCGGTCATCGATCCGCCGACCGCCGACGTCACGGCGCACACGCTGGAGGCGTACGCGGCCCTCGGGCTTGCGAACTCGCGGGCGTCGCAACGCGCTTTGGAGTGGCTGGTGAAGGCGCAGGAGCGCGACGGCTCGTGGTTCGGGCGCTGGGGCGCCAACCATGTCTACGGCACCGGCGCCGTGGTCCCGGCGATGGTCGCCGTCGGCGTCGATCCCGAGGACGAGATGATCCGCCGGGCCGTTCGCTGGCTGGAGGAGCACCAGAACGACGACGGCGGGTGGGGCGAGGACCTGCGCTCCTACCGCGACAAGAGCTGGATCGGGCGCGGGGTCTCGACGGCGTCGCAGACCGCGTGGGCGTTGCTGGCGTTGCTGGCGGCGGGGGAGGAGCGCGGGACGGCGGTCGAGCAGGGCGTCAGGTTCCTGATCCGCACGCAGCGCGCGGACGGTACGTGGGACGAGGACCACTACACCGGCACCGGCTTCCCCGGCGACTTCTACCTGAACTACCACCTGTATCGGCTCGTCTTCCCGATCAGCGCCCTCGGCCGCTATGTGCGTGCTGTGGGAGCGGCGGGAGACGGGGGAGATGCGGGACATGCGGGACATGCGGGGACCGTGTCATGA
- a CDS encoding phosphorylase family protein: MTDLLVCAALGIEARALKTDGLRVERVGMGVRRAEEFARRERAFDVLAVAGFGGATDECLRPGDIVVADEVRRGGQVIECPWADSIAFALERHLILEPEVDEAPEPHTAHGLNAAGRGTPAVMTGPVETIDHIASAQILTRLAGQGVTTVDMESFPLVATARGRPFTVVRVIVDTPDHPLVRPSTLRAGLNARKRLQAIGAVLRDWATALEHV; the protein is encoded by the coding sequence ATGACCGACCTGCTCGTCTGCGCCGCGCTAGGCATCGAAGCCCGGGCCCTGAAGACCGACGGCCTGCGGGTCGAGCGCGTCGGCATGGGAGTGCGGCGTGCCGAGGAGTTCGCGCGGCGCGAGCGGGCTTTCGACGTGCTGGCCGTCGCCGGATTCGGCGGCGCCACCGACGAGTGTCTGCGGCCCGGGGACATCGTGGTCGCCGACGAGGTGCGCCGCGGCGGGCAGGTGATCGAGTGCCCCTGGGCCGACTCGATCGCCTTCGCGCTGGAGCGCCACCTGATCCTGGAGCCCGAGGTGGACGAGGCGCCCGAGCCGCACACCGCGCACGGTCTGAACGCCGCCGGGCGCGGCACGCCGGCGGTGATGACCGGGCCGGTCGAGACGATCGACCACATCGCCTCCGCGCAGATCCTGACCCGGCTGGCCGGACAGGGCGTGACCACGGTGGACATGGAGTCGTTCCCCCTGGTCGCGACCGCTCGCGGGCGGCCCTTCACGGTGGTCCGGGTCATCGTCGACACCCCGGACCACCCCCTGGTCCGCCCGTCGACACTGCGCGCGGGACTGAACGCCCGCAAACGGCTGCAGGCCATCGGCGCGGTCCTCCGGGACTGGGCCACAGCACTCGAACACGTCTGA
- the hpnH gene encoding adenosyl-hopene transferase HpnH — translation MGMPVRQSIRIGSYVLGNKLRRREKFPLLVELEPLFACNLACAGCGKIQHPADVLKKRMPVEQALAAMRECGAPMVSIAGGEPLMHPQIGELVDELVKMKRYVFLCTNALLIPKKLDRFKPSRYFTWVVHLDGLRERHDESVCKEGVFDEAVAAVRELRRRGFRVTTNTTIFDTDSPQDVIDILDYLNDDLRVDQMMISPGYAYEKAPDQQHFLPVKQTRELFHKAFSNGNRERWRLNHSPLFLDFLEGKTDFPCTAWAIPSYSLFGWQKPCYLMSDGYAATYKELLEETDWDSYGRGNDPRCANCMAHCGYEPTAVFATLGSLRESVRALRES, via the coding sequence ATGGGAATGCCGGTCCGCCAGAGCATCCGCATCGGAAGCTATGTCCTGGGCAACAAGCTGCGCCGCCGTGAGAAGTTCCCCCTCCTGGTGGAGCTGGAGCCGCTGTTCGCCTGCAACCTGGCCTGCGCCGGCTGCGGCAAGATCCAGCACCCCGCCGACGTCCTGAAGAAGCGCATGCCCGTCGAGCAAGCCCTCGCCGCCATGCGCGAATGCGGCGCCCCGATGGTCTCCATCGCCGGCGGCGAACCCCTGATGCACCCCCAGATCGGCGAACTCGTCGACGAACTGGTGAAGATGAAGCGCTACGTCTTCCTGTGCACCAACGCCCTCCTCATCCCCAAGAAGCTGGACCGCTTCAAGCCCTCCCGCTACTTCACCTGGGTGGTCCACCTCGATGGCCTGCGCGAACGCCACGACGAATCCGTCTGCAAGGAAGGCGTCTTCGACGAAGCCGTGGCCGCCGTCCGCGAACTCCGCCGCCGAGGCTTCCGCGTGACGACGAACACGACCATCTTCGACACCGACTCCCCCCAAGACGTCATCGACATCCTGGACTACCTCAACGACGACCTCCGCGTCGACCAAATGATGATCAGCCCCGGCTACGCCTACGAAAAAGCCCCCGACCAGCAACACTTCCTCCCGGTGAAACAAACCCGCGAACTCTTCCACAAAGCCTTCTCCAACGGCAACCGCGAACGCTGGCGCCTGAACCACAGCCCCCTCTTCCTCGACTTCCTCGAAGGCAAGACCGACTTCCCCTGCACCGCCTGGGCCATCCCCAGCTACTCCCTCTTCGGCTGGCAAAAACCCTGCTACCTGATGTCCGACGGCTACGCAGCCACCTACAAGGAACTCCTCGAAGAAACCGACTGGGACAGCTACGGCCGCGGCAACGACCCCCGCTGCGCCAACTGCATGGCCCACTGCGGCTACGAGCCCACCGCCGTCTTCGCAACACTGGGCTCGCTACGGGAGTCGGTGCGGGCGCTGCGGGAGAGTTAG